A single region of the Asterias amurensis chromosome 19, ASM3211899v1 genome encodes:
- the LOC139951702 gene encoding nonsense-mediated mRNA decay factor SMG9-like isoform X1 produces the protein MSSKVPGGIVGGASGSSTGGARRRRRRGRSKTQEDLRDETSSPQLSKPTIILAKSTASQPQSKSDLYGSSPEPGGASLSSQTGEPAKSTPQFKIKARPSECTPYKPIPTFPQANSSSMNYQSPVTTAIYASSPSQGDAGQSGAGSYSAASKPAGQVTRPLGQSSATPVFTIEVPVHNRLTAPPDMKQSVKLVDDNLQWCDNGMEMLLDHTDFLVVGVLGLQGSGKSTLMSILAGSSVSDNKSPYIFKPQTREIRNQSMHQTTGIDFYVTNERVMILDTQPVLSSSVMDSLMSHEKSLPPDVTSAENCNEIQSLQLASFLLTVCHVVLIVQDWFLDINLVEFLKRAEMLKPPTPSPSPALEGSNNEETEDFFPNVVFVLNKARQEDFQVTAVQSMQESIAKLFKDSKLTLQGTASVAHTKLLPGLNRKNLPLDVNLFVLPRFDKTPAENSSSEDHSILLSLLPVSYQGHPSVELLTKAFRNQIYGAARTSLTHTSLTEKNWFHYAARTWEAIKKSSLMSEFNRLLT, from the exons ATGTCATCAAAAGTACCAGGAGGAATTGTGGGCGGAGCTAGTGGGAGTAGCACTGGGGGAGCAAGACGACGCAGGAGAAGAggcaggtcaaag ACGCAGGAAGATCTAAGAGATGAGACAAGTTCTCCTCAGCTGAGTAAGCCAACAATAATTCTTGCCAAATCTACTGCATCTCAACCACAG agtaAATCAGATTTGTATGGCTCATCACCAGAACCAGGGGGTGCTAGCCTTTCATCCCAAACAGGTGAGCCTGCAAAGTCTACTCCTCAGTTTAAAATCAAAGCTCGGCCCAGTGAATGTACTCCCTATAAACCCATTCCAACTTTCCCACAAGCCAACTCCTCATCAATGAACTATCAATCTCCTGTTACCACGGCAATATACGCATCGTCCCCGTCACAGGGAGATGCAGGACAGTCTGGTGCTGGTAGTTACTCTGCAGCTTCAAAGCCTGCGGGTCAGGTGACAAGACCACTTGGACAGTCCAGTGCGACCCCAGTGTTTACCATAGAGG TTCCTGTCCACAATCGACTGACGGCACCACCAGACATGAAGCAAAGTGTGAAACTAGTGGATGATAACCTGCAGTGGTGTGACAATGGCATGGAg ATGTTACTTGACCACACTGATTTTCTAGTAGTTGGTGTACTGGGGTTACAAGGTAGTGGGAAGTCCACTCTGATGTCCATACTGGCTGGAAGTAGTGTCAGTGACAATAAAAG TCCCTATATCTTCAAGCCACAAACTAGAGAGATCAGGAACCAGTCTATGCACCAGACTACTGGTATTGACTTCTATGTTACCAATGAAAGAGTAATGATTCTGGATACGCAACCGGTACTCAGCTCTTCAGTAATGGACAGCTTAATGAGCCATGAGAAGAGTCTGCCGCCAGACGTGACATCGGCTGAAAACTGCAATGAAATACAG TCTCTTCAGCTTGCCTCATTTCTTTTGACGGTGTGTCACGTCGTCCTCATTGTTCAAGATTGGTTTCTGGACATTAATCTGGTAGAGTTCCTCAAACGAGCTGAAATGTTGAAACCCCCTACTCCTAGCCCTAGCCCAGCATTGGAAGGTTCCAATAACGAGGAAACAGAAGACTTCTTCCCAAATGTTG TGTTTGTGTTGAACAAAGCAAGGCAAGAAGACTTCCAAGTGACAGCTGTTCAGTCAATGCAGGAAAGTATAGCCAAACTCTTCAAAGATTCAAAACTTACTCTCCAAG GAACAGCGTCAGTAGCTCACACAAAGCTCCTACCAGGTCTAAACAGAAAGAATCTACCACTGGATGTGAATTTGTTTGTGCTACCAAGATTTGATAAGACACCTGCAGAGAACTCGTCATCGGAAG ACCATTCTATTCTGCTGAGTCTGTTACCGGTCTCCTATCAAGGCCATCCAAGTGTAGAACTCTTAACCAAGGCATTCCGGAACCAGATTTATGGAGCTGCTCGAACGTCTCTGACACACACTTCACTCACAGAAAAGAACTG GTTCCATTACGCAGCACGGACCTGGGAGGCAATAAAGAAATCCAGTCTCATGTCAGAGTTCAACAGACTTCTGACCTGA
- the LOC139951702 gene encoding nonsense-mediated mRNA decay factor SMG9-like isoform X2 produces MSSKVPGGIVGGASGSSTGGARRRRRRGRSKEDLRDETSSPQLSKPTIILAKSTASQPQSKSDLYGSSPEPGGASLSSQTGEPAKSTPQFKIKARPSECTPYKPIPTFPQANSSSMNYQSPVTTAIYASSPSQGDAGQSGAGSYSAASKPAGQVTRPLGQSSATPVFTIEVPVHNRLTAPPDMKQSVKLVDDNLQWCDNGMEMLLDHTDFLVVGVLGLQGSGKSTLMSILAGSSVSDNKSPYIFKPQTREIRNQSMHQTTGIDFYVTNERVMILDTQPVLSSSVMDSLMSHEKSLPPDVTSAENCNEIQSLQLASFLLTVCHVVLIVQDWFLDINLVEFLKRAEMLKPPTPSPSPALEGSNNEETEDFFPNVVFVLNKARQEDFQVTAVQSMQESIAKLFKDSKLTLQGTASVAHTKLLPGLNRKNLPLDVNLFVLPRFDKTPAENSSSEDHSILLSLLPVSYQGHPSVELLTKAFRNQIYGAARTSLTHTSLTEKNWFHYAARTWEAIKKSSLMSEFNRLLT; encoded by the exons ATGTCATCAAAAGTACCAGGAGGAATTGTGGGCGGAGCTAGTGGGAGTAGCACTGGGGGAGCAAGACGACGCAGGAGAAGAggcaggtcaaag GAAGATCTAAGAGATGAGACAAGTTCTCCTCAGCTGAGTAAGCCAACAATAATTCTTGCCAAATCTACTGCATCTCAACCACAG agtaAATCAGATTTGTATGGCTCATCACCAGAACCAGGGGGTGCTAGCCTTTCATCCCAAACAGGTGAGCCTGCAAAGTCTACTCCTCAGTTTAAAATCAAAGCTCGGCCCAGTGAATGTACTCCCTATAAACCCATTCCAACTTTCCCACAAGCCAACTCCTCATCAATGAACTATCAATCTCCTGTTACCACGGCAATATACGCATCGTCCCCGTCACAGGGAGATGCAGGACAGTCTGGTGCTGGTAGTTACTCTGCAGCTTCAAAGCCTGCGGGTCAGGTGACAAGACCACTTGGACAGTCCAGTGCGACCCCAGTGTTTACCATAGAGG TTCCTGTCCACAATCGACTGACGGCACCACCAGACATGAAGCAAAGTGTGAAACTAGTGGATGATAACCTGCAGTGGTGTGACAATGGCATGGAg ATGTTACTTGACCACACTGATTTTCTAGTAGTTGGTGTACTGGGGTTACAAGGTAGTGGGAAGTCCACTCTGATGTCCATACTGGCTGGAAGTAGTGTCAGTGACAATAAAAG TCCCTATATCTTCAAGCCACAAACTAGAGAGATCAGGAACCAGTCTATGCACCAGACTACTGGTATTGACTTCTATGTTACCAATGAAAGAGTAATGATTCTGGATACGCAACCGGTACTCAGCTCTTCAGTAATGGACAGCTTAATGAGCCATGAGAAGAGTCTGCCGCCAGACGTGACATCGGCTGAAAACTGCAATGAAATACAG TCTCTTCAGCTTGCCTCATTTCTTTTGACGGTGTGTCACGTCGTCCTCATTGTTCAAGATTGGTTTCTGGACATTAATCTGGTAGAGTTCCTCAAACGAGCTGAAATGTTGAAACCCCCTACTCCTAGCCCTAGCCCAGCATTGGAAGGTTCCAATAACGAGGAAACAGAAGACTTCTTCCCAAATGTTG TGTTTGTGTTGAACAAAGCAAGGCAAGAAGACTTCCAAGTGACAGCTGTTCAGTCAATGCAGGAAAGTATAGCCAAACTCTTCAAAGATTCAAAACTTACTCTCCAAG GAACAGCGTCAGTAGCTCACACAAAGCTCCTACCAGGTCTAAACAGAAAGAATCTACCACTGGATGTGAATTTGTTTGTGCTACCAAGATTTGATAAGACACCTGCAGAGAACTCGTCATCGGAAG ACCATTCTATTCTGCTGAGTCTGTTACCGGTCTCCTATCAAGGCCATCCAAGTGTAGAACTCTTAACCAAGGCATTCCGGAACCAGATTTATGGAGCTGCTCGAACGTCTCTGACACACACTTCACTCACAGAAAAGAACTG GTTCCATTACGCAGCACGGACCTGGGAGGCAATAAAGAAATCCAGTCTCATGTCAGAGTTCAACAGACTTCTGACCTGA
- the LOC139951558 gene encoding L-arginine-binding protein-like, whose translation MSETNQPAIMVPEADMVLPKNGDTTNTTKQGENSTERNYPSKVTFAKMNRVERREYGCCGREKCGGPALVVVALVVASIALLFGFIGLANTGNIYVDVKNEMTVQQTVPVAAEIPETTDRVWTFAIGDYSNRLEYVEPESGQVKGYNIDVVNAVCKIAKKSCRLDWDDYNRCWESIGEEIEKQGGGIGLLGRWYDACTGWPVTYRRLRTFSFTEAHAKKHLAVFMVKSGTPQSDFNWRNITGKTIGLLRYYIEDEDCIQSLTEVVGLTEGRVINFLTQQDLLSAVNNGEVDAVFISEFLGVKNNLKLASDRIDGCALQGYSMMMRKDNTLATWWNPALNALIASTEYREICNGLEDESIHGSIPGPSAKAVCIGF comes from the exons ATGAGCGAAACAAACCAACCAGCTATTATGGTACCTGAGGCGGACATGGTCTTGCCGAAAAATGGTGACACAACAAACACCACCAAGCAAGGAGAGAATTCTACCGAGAGAAATTACCCGTCCAAGGTTACCTTCGCTAAAATGAACCGTGTAGAGCGTCGGGAGTACGGCTGTTGTGGCCGAGAGAAATGCGGTGGTCCTGCGTTGGTTGTCGTAGCGTTGGTAGTAGCATCTATTGCGCTGCTGTTCGGGTTTATTGGACTTGCCAATACAGGCAATATTTACGTTGATGTTAAAAATGAAATGACAGTTCAACAAACAG TTCCAGTAGCGGCTGAAATACCAGAAACCACCGATCGAGTTTGGACATTTGCTATTGGAGATTACAGTAATAGACTCGAATACGT CGAACCTGAGAGTGGCCAGGTCAAAGGCTACAACATTGATGTCGTTAACGCAG TTTGTAAGATTGCTAAAAAGAGCTGCCGACTAGATTGGGATGACTACAACCGATGCTGGGAATCTATAGGAGAGGAAATCGAGAAACAGGGAGGTGGTATTGGGCTTCTGGGAAGGTGGTATGATGCATGCACAG GATGGCCAGTTACATATCGCCGTTTGCGCACTTTCTCGTTCACCGAGGCGCACGCTAAGAAACACCTCGCCGTGTTCATGGTGAAGTCTGGTACCCCACAGAGCGACTTCAACTGGCGTAACATCACCGGAAAGACCATCGGTCTTTTACGCTACTATATTGAAGATGAAGATTGCATACAAAGCCTGACAGAAGTCGtg GGCCTGACGGAGGGAAGAGTTATTAACTTTTTAACTCAGCAGGATTTACTCTCAGCAGTAAACAATGGCGAG GTGGATGCTGTTTTCATCAGTGAATTCCTGGGCGTAAAAAATAACCTAAAGCTAGCCTCAGATCGCATCGATGGGTGCGCCTTGCAGGGATACAGCATGATGATGAGGAAGGATAATACGTTAGCGACATGGTGGAATCCCGCCCTCAACGCCCTGATTGCATCAACAGAGTATCGGGAAATATGCAACGGACTGGAAGACGAGTCTATTCATG GCAGCATACCAGGACCATCAGCCAAGGCGGTTTGCATCGGCTTTTGA